One window of the Schistocerca gregaria isolate iqSchGreg1 unplaced genomic scaffold, iqSchGreg1.2 ptg000599l, whole genome shotgun sequence genome contains the following:
- the LOC126316823 gene encoding dedicator of cytokinesis protein 9-like, with amino-acid sequence MASLDKESKRKNDKYSIDTESESVTARSSDLHDNVECETSSLDNVKKASPAHNKSLKSRPYTWNKSMLKNSVQLMKSMESSADLTDSSNLESDVSDTKSSSSTKPNKTSRLLSRSRRSFKVDRKIEKEYSLVGNMYKGEQTLETDTDNNNVKESECLPKSSRLLKSKKKKESCQCIDDIAESSQKNLTSDSRESAKSRKKSLGDEPIQTSNTSQPDTEVNQPVNASSQGAQEKVEDMTHNETAESYRSSKEIFESGEFLENFEERLEELKSKSKISVPQNLLNVPEDEVQVKTINSIYKAYPDLPEDTPPSVASIYGFYRGEDKVIVYKGHWYGADTSQKAFLNAYQGRLYQAKMKPSPPLELFNAKIGGSENHEVASKPLSERECSESGLIESESYGHQNSAEDAGQVKIEKTETDPLFDNDKSDQNLETKTSDGNFITRLCSDTKLVLEKQSVHPANSSSTETSEATEEAKEQDPLNVEAKKQSTSSRKSLHSRRDIASSLRKRSKRIQRTESMSSSHSSTRQLSDSQGTHSTKHIPRRRPGHKSTDTVESSSSDASVCSSATAKEGDTTTTSHLRSRNVSKTISPKEQTYAESNIKVFELDPLLLEEEPNAKKTIPVITKSVFEVFKPASIDINPIDSVGPVRHMLDIPGHPILLQLKALHTPSNQEVFFASGAFYDIEKKVRLSEVFYFDWINEQELLYTIIHQYYPTPGNSVLNTRNIYMKFSTSAVSQFIYLIVRISTTPREEIDTIFDTYSNTNLNSKERAKMIDQSRRILNRLGKYQQAFGWLAIQIFDEKLNFKLTPKQDYYVYKMKQNMSDLALMDYFYNSEEGARKMKKMDFSLQLSGFLCTPDKIRLLNYYGSSLTSFLSQDRESSIVSSNPNRSLTVCDSVKQLIKPPRLISDYVYQVQEFLPPSVPVRNIHHDFVNNLYIYPLNLTLSGNKSKHKGLVMYVYLMDNDRGVHNALKNIYGRSYEDMFNKCFITSVFMENANIQDEVKIKLPMKLKQSHHLLFLVLSLNMRMKKDKDNEETEKFLGYCWYPIYNNSMILKDREHTAQFVPCKEMGLVNGYMARVRNDLPDNSDKGMLVFRSKLVSTIFSEDDYVNQYFDSMNNNAKTKKKSLLMLTKAHPDVLILFFPFIMDNIIESLCLYKAKYQPLIFKTLVQLSQCVFDQLNLSTASYESFQSSNLLQSYVTYHFVNPKSNSSIAEIIALNWCHVLQEGYSSSEGSNSGNLKLASNSLRDVAFFFFEMIVKSLAMRKHETNESRAEMTTPSLRKSLTEIFHYVRVYRRNSNQCFGFLNRILARTCNHLFTLLDRGFVLRLVHQHISSLSSLEDLPNRILFLKIVTAYEYYVVLNIPSLDPADAPDHFDYNTMYQRHYLSGMLIKELAQLLMCENPHQFKETRYETIVLLRNLLWKHDLDDRIHTAEQLSPIAGLYFPFWTLLVDNVRVLTNVTPTPQEHPERKEWCLCAFWIITTADVDRYLRSWFQHQSTETLLKLFVLLRTFYDTFADDLPLHRSLQQFLPCLYEVFMDELHEQILQQKSELFESFSLSLLYSFRCMNDEDLIIRMCHVIRIYISKCRRPLFRYLDTHTACGDLTYALLNTGVSFSERCRVAVASLLYLMMRTNSQEMGHFARMKLHFTSAISKIVKREDCNYEVLISILRSIRGHKEGKQHLAHYDTQIHQFLVSGIRFVYDYLSIYTLPNDYLRAEMYYQISLNYIHHPDLRISWLGDLARLQESLENYSEAACCYLQIASLISEYLMKIAGQKRPIKILPDCAEIREKTFSCICKEDPLSLVWLENNTILLPDFSEDGYTKFLSAAADLFAKANEPNLTIECFFALIYYYKENNRWEPLSDISQQVATIAHDLYEANRSQSWIPSNYYRVGFYGKDFEENGKEYIYCESPSVRLADFTSKIEKLYEQQIEAGNLKILGNKPIEEMELDPAKNYLQIVSCEVYLEYDELVSRDYHTYSDRDLNVQEFCFQLPYSPDGTDNREESISNSWKRKIILKTSKCFPYMLQRLPVVKKDIRILEPAESALDLMMTIVSRFKQALNRVPPNSKTVQIILQGSVLTQVNAGPLAIIKEFLGNASKYPSSVIEKLGVHVKTFVRLCQFGIRLNATLIETKPELAPLHNEIVKAFAVLRDEAAKYLDVQ; translated from the coding sequence ATGGCGTCTCTTGATAAGGAATCAAAGCGCAAGAATGACAAGTATAGTATAGATACTGAAAGCGAATCAGTAACTGCTCGTTCGAGCGACTTACACGACAATGTGGAATGTGAAACTTCATCCCTTGATAATGTCAAAAAGGCCTCTCCGGCACACAATAAATCATTGAAAAGCAGGCCATATACATGGAACAAatctatgttgaaaaacagtgtgcAGTTGATGAAGAGTATGGAAAGTTCCGCTGATTTGACTGACAGTTCGAATCTTGAATCTGACGTGAGTGACACGAAGAGCAGCAGCAGTACAAAGCCGAACAAAACCTCTAGGCTTCTATCTAGGTCGAGGCGGAGTTTCAAGGTtgacagaaaaatagaaaaagaatacAGTCTTGTTGGTAACATGTATAAAGGGGAGCAAACCTTGGAAACTGATACAGACAACAACAATGTTAAGGAAAGCGAATGTTTACCCAAGTCATCACGTTTGTTAAAgtcgaagaaaaaaaaagaatcttgTCAGTGTATCGATGATATTGCAGAGTCCAGCCAAAAAAATCTAACTAGCGATTCTCGCGAATCTGCAAAATCGAGGAAAAAAAGTCTCGGAGACGAGCCAATACAGACCTCAAATACTTCCCAGCCTGACACTGAAGTGAATCAACCTGTTAATGCCTCCTCACAAGGGGCTCAAGAGAAAGTCGAGGATATGACGCACAATGAAACAGCTGAATCTTACAGGTCTTCGAAAGAGATTTTCGAGTCTGGTGAATTTTTAGAAAATTTCGAAGAGCGACTAGAAGAATTGAAATCGAAATCCAAAATATCTGTACCGCAAAATCTACTAAATGTTCCGGAAGACGAAGTTCAAGTGAAAACTATCAATTCCATTTACAAGGCCTATCCAGATCTACCGGAAGACACACCCCCATCAGTGGCTAGTATCTATGGATTTTACAGAGGTGAAGACAAGGTGATCGTTTATAAGGGGCATTGGTATGGAGCTGACACATCTCAAAAGGCATTCCTTAATGCCTATCAAGGGCGTTTGTACCAGGCGAAGATGAAGCCTAGCCCCCCGCTAGAGCTCTTCAACGCTAAGATTGGTGGTAGTGAAAATCACGAGGTAGCATCTAAACCGCTATCGGAAAGAGAATGTTCAGAATCAGGATTAATTGAAAGCGAATCCTACGGGCATCAAAATTCAGCAGAGGATGCTGGTCAAGTCAAAATTGAGAAGACCGAAACCGATCCATTGTTCGATAACGATAAAAGCGATCAAAATTTAGAAACCAAAACGTCGGATGGTAATTTCATCACGAGGCTTTGTTCTGACACTAAGCTGGTTTTAGAAAAACAGAGTGTTCACCCTGCGAACTCATCTTCAACAGAAACTTCTGAAGCTACCGAGGAGGCGAAGGAACAAGATCCACTTAATGTAGAAGCGAAGAAGCAATCAACTAGTTCTAGGAAAAGTCTTCATTCTAGAAGAGATATTGCTAGTTCTTTAAGAAAGAGGAGCAAGAGAATACAGAGAACTGAGTCTATGTCATCTAGTCACTCATCGACACGTCAATTATCAGATTCACAAGGTACTCATTCGACTAAACATATACCCAGGAGGCGACCTGGGCATAAGAGCACGGACACAGTGGAATCATCTTCTAGTGACGCCTCTGTTTGTTCTTCGGCGACAGCTAAAGAAGGGGATACTACAACTACTTCTCATCTACGTAGTCGAAATGTTAGTAAAACGATAAGCCCGAAGGAGCAGACTTATGCAGAGTCGAACATCAAAGTGTTCGAGTTAGACCCGTTATTACTAGAAGAAGAGCCGAATGCGAAGAAGACTATACCGGTAATAACAAAATCTGTATTTGAGGTTTTTAAGCCTGCCTCGATTGACATCAATCCGATTGATTCTGTTGGTCCCGTGAGGCACATGTTAGACATTCCGGGACACCCTATTTTGCTCCAATTGAAGGCTCTTCACACCCCGTCGAACCAAGAGGTTTTCTTCGCATCAGGCGCGTTTTATGACATCGAAAAGAAGGTCCGTTTATCGGAAGTGTTTTATTTTGATTGGATCAATGAACAAGAGCTGCTGTACACGATTATACACCAGTATTACCCAACACCTGGAAATTCCGTACTTAACACCAGAAATATTTATATGAAGTTTTCCACATCAGCAGTATCCCAGTTCATTTATTTGATTGTTCGCATTTCAACGACTCCTAGAGAAGAAATTGACACAATTTTTGATACATACTCAAACACCAATTTGAACTCTAAAGAACGTGCGAAGATGATTGACCAGTCTCGCCGGATTTTGAACCGATTGGGCAAGTACCAGCAGGCATTTGGATGGCTAGCgattcaaatttttgatgaaaaattGAACTTTAAGTTGACACCAAAGCAGGATTACTATGTATACAAAATGAAGCAGAATATGTCTGACTTGGCGCTGATGGATTATTTTTACAATAGCGAAGAGGGTGCTCGCAAAATGAAAAAGATGGACTTTTCTCTACAACTGTCTGGGTTTTTGTGTACTCCGGACAAAATCAGACTGCTCAATTATTATGGTAGCTCTCTCACGAGTTTCTTATCTCAGGATAGGGAGTCCAGCATTGTCAGTTCGAACCCGAACCGCTCACTTACCGTGTGTGATTCTGTCAAGCAGCTAATCAAACCTCCAAGGCTAATCTCGGACTACGTCTATCAGGTTCAGGAGTTTCTTCCGCCTTCTGTTCCAGTGAGGAACATCCACCACGACTTTGTTAACAATCTATATATTTATCCCCTCAATTTAACTCTATCCGGCAACAAATCCAAGCATAAAGGTTTGGTGATGTATGTGTATCTGATGGACAACGACCGGGGCGTTCATAATGCACTAAAAAACATCTACGGTCGAAGTTACGAGGATATGTTTAACAAATGCTTCATAACATCTGTATTCATGGAAAATGCGAATATTCAGGACGAGGTCAAGATCAAGCTGCCGATGAAGCTTAAGCAGTCTCATCATCTGCTGTTTTTAGTGCTCTCCTTGAATATGCGAATGAAAAAGGACAAAGATAACGAAGAAACGGAAAAATTCCTTGGATATTGCTGGTATCCTATTTACAACAACTCTATGATACTCAAAGATCGAGAGCACACCGCTCAGTTTGTTCCGTGCAAAGAAATGGGCTTGGTGAATGGATATATGGCTAGGGTACGCAATGACTTACCGGATAACAGTGATAAGGGCATGCTTGTCTTTCGTTCCAAGCTCGTATCGACTATTTTTAGCGAGGATGATTACGTCAATCAGTATTTTGACTCGATGAACAACAATGCGAAAACCAAGAAGAAGTCCTTGTTGATGTTGACAAAGGCCCATCCGGATGTGTTGATCTTGTTTTTCCCATTCATCATGGACAACATCATAGAAAGCCTGTGCCTATACAAGGCCAAGTATCAACCATTGATTTTCAAGACGTTGGTTCAGCTgtctcagtgtgttttcgatcagtTGAATTTGTCTACGGCTAGCTACGAGAGTTTTCAGAGTTCGAATCTATTGCAGTCGTATGTAACTTATCATTTCGTGAATCCCAAATCAAATTCCTCGATAGCGGAAATCATAGCGCTCAATTGGTGCCATGTCTTGCAAGAGGGGTACTCCTCGTCCGAGGGGTCGAATTCCGGTAATCTCAAGCTGGCCAGTAATTCGCTGAGGGACGTTGCATTTTTCTTCTTTGAAATGATCGTGAAATCTCTTGCTATGAGAAAACACGAGACAAATGAATCTAGGGCAGAAATGACAACTCCATCTCTCCGAAAGTCCCTCACAGAGATTTTTCACTACGTCAGAGTTTATCGAAGAAATTCGAATCAGTGCTTTGGATTTTTGAATCGGATTTTGGCGCGAACCTGCAATCATCTGTTCACGCTGCTAGACCGTGGCTTCGTCCTGCGTTTGGTCCATCAGCACATCAGCAGTCTTAGTAGTCTCGAAGATTTACCAAATCGTATTTTGTTCCTGAAGATCGTCACTGCATATGAATATTACGTCGTACTCAACATACCCTCGTTAGATCCGGCGGACGCGCCTGATCATTTCGATTACAACACTATGTATCAAAGGCACTACTTGTCCGGCATGCTGATAAAAGAGTTGGCGCAGTTATTGATGTGTGAAAATCCGCATCAATTTAAAGAAACGCGCTACGAAACAATTGTGTTGCTGAGAAATTTGCTGTGGAAACACGATTTAGATGACCGTATTCACACAGCAGAACAACTTTCGCCGATTGCGGGTCTCTACTTTCCGTTTTGGACTCTGTTGGTAGATAATGTCCGAGTACTCACGAACGTGACACCGACTCCTCAGGAACATCCCGAGCGGAAGGAGTGGTGTTTGTGTGCCTTCTGGATCATCACGACAGCAGACGTCGACCGTTACCTGCGTTCTTGGTTTCAGCATCAATCCACCGAGACTTTGCTCAAGTTGTTTGTACTTTTGAGGACATTCTACGATACATTTGCGGACGACTTACCGCTGCACAGGTCACTTCAGCAATTCTTACCGTGTCTGTATGAGGTGTTTATGGATGAATTACACGAGCAGATTTTGCAGCAGAAGAGTGAATTGTTCGAGTCTTTCTCTTTGTCTCTTCTTTACTCATTTCGCTGTATGAACGATGAGGATCTCATCATCCGGATGTGTCATGTGATAAGGATTTATATCTCGAAGTGCAGACGCCCTCTCTTCCGATATCTGGATACCCACACTGCATGTGGAGACTTGACCTATGCGCTCTTGAACACGGGCGTCTCGTTTTCGGAGAGATGTCGAGTTGCCGTGGCGTCCTTGCTCTATTTGATGATGCGCACGAATAGTCAAGAAATGGGACACTTCGCGCGCATGAAGCTCCACTTCACCTCCGCGATTTCCAAAATAGTCAAGCGTGAGGATTGCAATTACGAGGTACTGATATCTATACTCAGGTCGATCCGAGGGCACAAAGAAGGCAAACAGCACCTTGCGCATTACGATACTCAAATTCATCAATTTCTGGTTTCTGGTATCCGCTTTGTGTATGACTATTTGTCCATCTACACGCTGCCAAATGACTACCTGAGGGCAGAGATGTACTACCAGATTTCCCTCAACTATATACATCACCCGGATCTTCGCATATCCTGGCTGGGTGATTTGGCTCGCTTGCAAGAATCACTTGAAAATTACTCTGAGGCGGCTTGCTGCTATTTGCAGATCGCATCGCTGATTTCCGAGTATTTGATGAAAATCGCTGGTCAAAAACGTCCTATCAAGATCCTTCCTGACTGCGCGGAAATACGAGAGAAGACTTTTTCTTGCATTTGCAAGGAGGACCCGCTAAGTCTCGTATGGCTCGAGAACAATACCATTCTTTTGCCAGACTTTTCAGAAGATGGCTATACTAAGTTTCTATCAGCGGCCGCCGATCTCTTCGCGAAGGCAAACGAACCGAATTTGACGATCGAATGCTTCTTCGCCCTGATTTATTATTACAAAGAGAACAACCGCTGGGAGCCACTTTCCGACATTTCTCAGCAAGTTGCGACAATTGCGCATGACCTGTACGAGGCCAACCGTTCTCAGAGTTGGATCCCGTCGAACTACTACCGAGTCGGGTTTTATGGCAAGGACTTTGAAGAGAATGGCAAGGAATACATTTATTGTGAGAGTCCCTCTGTACGTCTCGCCGACTTCACATCGAAGATTGAAAAGCTCTATGAACAACAAATCGAGGCAGGAAACCTGAAAATTCTGGGAAACAAACCGATCGAAGAGATGGAACTCGATCCGGCGAAGAATTACTTGCAGATCGTTTCCTGTGAAGTTTATCTCGAATACGATGAATTAGTTTCTAGGGACTACCACACGTACAGCGACCGGGATCTCAATGTTCAAGAATTTTGTTTTCAGCTTCCTTACTCACCAGATGGCACCGACAATCGCGAGGAATCGATTAGCAACTCCTggaagagaaaaattattttgaagaccAGTAAGTGCTTCCCGTACATGCTACAGCGTCTTCCCGTTGTCAAGAAGGATATCAGAATACTCGAGCCCGCTGAGAGCGCCCTGGACCTCATGATGACGATTGTCTCTCGTTTCAAGCAAGCCTTGAATCGCGTCCCCCCAAATTCCAAGACGGTACAAATCATTCTTCAAGGATCTGTACTTACTCAGGTCAATGCCGGCCCCTTGGCTATCATCAAAGAGTTTCTTGGGAATGCCTCAAAATATCCTAGCAGCGTTATCGAAAAACTGGGCGTCCATGTCAAGACATTCGTCCGACTGTGCCAATTCGGTATTCGTCTGAACGCAACCTTGATCGAAACCAAGCCAGAACTTGCGCCTCTTCATAACGAGATCGTTAAAGCATTCGCTGTTTTGCGGGATGAGGCTGCCAAGTACTTAGACGTTCAATAA
- the LOC126316745 gene encoding uncharacterized protein LOC126316745, whose product MRFKTVWIRHRSHRSSLPFFSLSVGKPFNWNDSHIIIGTLDGQLRFIPIFATEEENEHTICCQESAISCILLHPVINLQKIDLIAGDLTGNLFVIMNGQIVARHLFNHPITAISIDRNIHTPTVLFVGDLGGYLTGIKPLLSQNKEYVVKPLPLCTSKNFSIEEPSPGQPSQSDNSQTYSGEHVPSYFDTADRDLSISTIHSVILPDVSGTPSHFQIVTNHSAWLYLYNLNVCVARIACPDIILAVCCGSFTTEGKVGSPQIAVSCKDSNIYIMENYQISKLTSVDFSVTQLAAIKDAEHPSLERDLLLCAGHFNSIYVYRGSQLVAEKETGDWVHCLQVCRLEQGKRQTPQEYVIAGQLDNTIQIFELESDEA is encoded by the exons ATGCGGTTCAAAACCGTCTGGATCAGACACCGGTCTCACCgttccagtctgccatttttctctcTGTCAGTGGGTAAGCCTTTTAACTGGAATGATTCCCACATCATCATAGGCACTCTCGATGGCCAGCTGAGATTCATCCCTATTTTTGCTACAGAG GAGGAGAACGAGCACACCATCTGTTGTCAGGAATCCGCGATTAGCTGTATTTTGCTGCACCCTGTCATAAACTTGCAAAAGATTGATCTCATAGCAGGAGACTTAACAGGCAACCTTTTCGTGATTATGAATGGCCAGATTGTCGCTCGCCATCTTTTTAACCATCCTATCACAGCCATTTCTATCGATCGAAATATTC ATACGCCGACTGTCTTGTTTGTTGGAGATCTAGGAGGTTATCTTACAGGAATCAAACCTCTCCTTTCTCAGAACAAAGAGTATGTGGTCAAACCGTTACCCCTCTGCACATCTAAAAATTTTTCTATTGAAGAGCCATCGCCGGGTCAGCCATCACAGTCCGACAACAGCCAAACATACTCCGGCGAACATGTTCCCAGCTATTTTGATACGGCGGATCGGGATTTGTCTATTTCAACAATTCACTCTGTCATTCTTCCGGATGTTTCCGGCACCCCaagtcactttcagattgtgaccaACCATTCTGCTTGGCTTTATTTGTACAATCTAAATGTCTGTGTGGCCAGAATAGCCTGTCCAGATATCATTCTTGCG GTTTGCTGCGGGAGCTTCACGACAGAAGGCAAGGTGGGCTCACCGCAGATAGCCGTTTCGTGCAAGGATAGCAACATCTACATAATggaaaactatcaaatatcgaaattGACATCCGTCGACTTTTCTGTTACTCAACTAGCTGCCATCAAAGACGCTGAACACCCATCATTGGAACGAGATCTATTACTGTGTGCTGGACATTTTAACTCAATATATGTTTACAGAGGTAGCCAGCTCGTCGCTGAAAAAGAGACAGGGGATTGGGTCCATTGTTTGCAAGTCTGCCGGTTGGAGCAAGGCAAGCGGCAGACTCCGCAGGAATATGTCATCGCCGGCCAATTGGATAACACCATTCAAATTTTTGAGTTGGAATCGGACGAAGCGTAA